In the genome of Poecilia reticulata strain Guanapo linkage group LG16, Guppy_female_1.0+MT, whole genome shotgun sequence, one region contains:
- the cldc1 gene encoding C-type lectin domain family 4 member D → MNPVTASVIFALLSLLVLEIACQEPKTPQEEVAFLKVRLDLMKDRYRLLCNQYANMTNNCSAPAITCTECPAGWLQVEDQCFHMSTDRHNFTSSAEKCRETGAQLAMLTTREQHDAVEKEGRRIAGFHIYYWIGLSDSVTEGDWRWMDNSKLKASFWSVHRSEPDNNQSHGPEGEDCAVVDSYTQSWYDVPCEFEYPRVCQKAATPLL, encoded by the exons ATGAATCCTGTGACCG CCTCCGTCATCTTTGCTCTCCTGAGCCTGCTGGTTCTTGAAATCGCCTGTCAGGAGCCAAAGACCCCTCAGGAAGAGGTGGCCTTCCTGAAAGTGAGGCTCGATTTGATGAAGGATCGCTACAGGCTGCTGTGTAACCAGTACGCCAATATGACCAACAACTGCTCAGCTCCAG CCATAACCTGCACAGAGTGTCCAGCTGGGTGGCTGCAGGTGGAAGACCAGTGCTTCCACATGAGCACCGACAGGCACAACTTCACCTCCAGCGCTGAGAAATGCAGAGAGACAGGAGCCCAGCTCGCCATGTTGACCACCAGAGAACAGCAT GACGCTGTGGAAAAAGAAGGCAGGAGGATCGCAGGGTTTCACATTTACTACTGGATCGGACTGAGTGATAGTGTAACCGAAGGAGACTGGAGATGGATGGACAACTCAAAGCTAAAAGCTTc gttctggAGTGTTcacagatcagaaccagacaaCAACCAGTCCCATGGTCCAGAGGGAGAGGACTGCGCGGTGGTGGACAGCTACACTCAGAGCTGGTACGACGTCCCCTGTGAATTTGAGTATCCAAGAGTCTGTCAGAAAGCCGCCACGCCGCTGCTATAA